The Aeoliella mucimassa genome includes the window ACGCTCTGGCTGCTTGAGCGTCTCGAAGGGGGACAATGGCTCGCCCATCCCGAGTCGGAAGACCCGCTCGAGGCGATTCTCGAACAAGTGGGCCGGGTGCCGCTGCCGCACTACATTCGCGGGGGCCGCATGGTGGATGCCGACGTCGGCAGCTATCAAACTGTGTTTGCCAAACAACCCGGCGCAGTAGCCGCCCCGACAGCCGGCTTGCACTTCACCAAGGATCTGCTCAAGCAGATTCGGGAGTCTGGTGTCGACTTTGCCCCGGTAACGCTGCATGTCGGTCTTGGTACGTTCCGCCCCATCACGGCCGAGCGAGTAGAAGACCACGACATGCACAGCGAGTGGGGCGACCTGTCGGCGGAGAGTGCAGAGTCGCTAAACACGTGTCGCGATAACGAGGGACGCATCGTCGCTGTCGGCACCACCGCAGTGCGTGTGCTCGAGTCGGCCGCTCAGTCGAAGGAAGCCGGCCAACCGCTCTCCGCCTGGCAAGGCGACACCAACCTGTTCATCTACCCCCCTTACGAGTTTCGGGCGGTCGATGCGTTGATGACGAACTTCCACTTCCCCCGCACGACGCTGCTACTTCTCGTGCAGGCGTTCGGCGGCACCGAGCTAATCCGTCATGCGTACGAACAAGCCGTAAAGGAAGAATACCGCTTCTACAGCTATGGCGACGCGATGCTAATCGTATAGCTAGGCAAATCCCTGTCGCTTACACCTGCGTGGGGAGCTTCACCCCCTGGAACCAATGCGCGCTCAGTGCTTTGAGCACTCGACGGTAATCACTGAGATTCACAGGTTTGGTAACGTAGCCATTTGCCCTATCCTCGTAGCTACGATGAATATCGCGAGAATCTTCGGAAGTCGTTAGCACAATCACAGGAATCAATTGCAGATTCGGATCGGTCTTCACTCGCTGTAACACTTGCCGGCCGTCCATGCGGGGCATATTGAGATCGAGCAGAATCACATCAGGGCGCGAAGAATTCTCGTACTGACCGGTTCCATACAAGTACTCCAGCGCTTGCACACCATCCTCCACACGGCTGATACTGCAAGCGCAAGCATGATCAAGTAACACCTTGCTGGTGAGCAAGACGTCGTCGTCGTCATCTTCTACAAGCAGCACCTTAAGCAAGGGCAAGGTCTCGTGGCTCGCGATTGAATTGGTGAGGTTCATGATGGTCTCCTTCTTCCACGGTGGCTTTCATCGTGAAATGAAAAGTGCTTCCCCGTCCCGGCTCAGAATCTACCCAGATTATTCCCCCTGAGCGTTCAACGATCCGCTTGCAGAGAGCTAGGCCGATACCAGTTCCGCTATACTCGCGGCGATTATGCAATCGTTGGAAGATCTGAAAGATCTTGTCGTGAAATTGTTTGTCGATTCCAATCCCATTGTCACACACCGAGAATTCGCATTGCTCGCCTACTTTCTTGCCCGAGATATGGATCACCGGCGATTCGTCGCCGCGGTACTTAAGGGCGTTACCAATCAAGTTCTGGAAGAGTTGTGTCAACTGACTCGCGTCGGTCATCACCCCAGGCAGTCGATCGACAATAATCTCCGCGCCCGACTCTTCGATGCTCATTTCAAGGTTGGCGACGGCCTCTTGAACAGAAGTATTTGAATCGACCGCTTCCAGCGCCTGACCTCTCGTTGTAATGCGTGAAAAAGTAAGCAAGTCTTTCACCAGTTGGCTCAATCGTTCCGAACCACGCATGGCGACATCCAAATAGTCCAGCCCTTCTTCATCGAGCATGTTGCCTTTTTCGTCCTTCAGCAGACTGCAATAGGCGGAAATCTTTCGAAGCGGCTCCTGTAAATCATGCGACGCGATATAAGCAAAATGTTCAAGTTCCGAATTACTCTTCGTTAGAGTCTCATTCGCGTACTGCATTTCTTCTTCGGCTTGCTTGCGAATGGAGATATCGCGAACCATCCCGACGAACCCCACGCGGTCGGGCAACATAATTTCACTTACCGATAACTCAATCGGAAACGTCGACCCATCCTTCCGCTGAGCCATCGCTTCGCGTCCGATACCAATCACTTTCCTCTCTCCAGTGGTCAAATACGCCTGGAGATAAGAGTCGTGATTCGAGCGATAGGGATCCGGCATGAGCATCTTGATGTTTCTTCCCCGAACCTCCTCGGGGGCGTATCCAAATAGCTTTTCCGCTGCTGGATTGATGAGCTCAATTTCGCCTTGGCAATTGATCGTGACGATCGCATCGACCGCGACATCAAAAATGGCTCTGGCGCGTTCATTCGAAATCTGACTCTCGTCACGCAATTCCTGCATGCTCAGTTGCTGAGCCAAGAT containing:
- the queA gene encoding tRNA preQ1(34) S-adenosylmethionine ribosyltransferase-isomerase QueA codes for the protein MPEDPLFFDYDLPRELIAQQPLRNRADARLMVVNRSRQEISHWHVRDLPEFLRRGDRLVLNETKVIPAQLFGRRKQTGGQWQGLFLRGEEDGHWRIVCKTRGRLAPGDAIVLFDRDGRDSITLWLLERLEGGQWLAHPESEDPLEAILEQVGRVPLPHYIRGGRMVDADVGSYQTVFAKQPGAVAAPTAGLHFTKDLLKQIRESGVDFAPVTLHVGLGTFRPITAERVEDHDMHSEWGDLSAESAESLNTCRDNEGRIVAVGTTAVRVLESAAQSKEAGQPLSAWQGDTNLFIYPPYEFRAVDALMTNFHFPRTTLLLLVQAFGGTELIRHAYEQAVKEEYRFYSYGDAMLIV
- a CDS encoding response regulator, with protein sequence MNLTNSIASHETLPLLKVLLVEDDDDDVLLTSKVLLDHACACSISRVEDGVQALEYLYGTGQYENSSRPDVILLDLNMPRMDGRQVLQRVKTDPNLQLIPVIVLTTSEDSRDIHRSYEDRANGYVTKPVNLSDYRRVLKALSAHWFQGVKLPTQV
- a CDS encoding sensor histidine kinase, which codes for MQKPGEIDDLVQGYETPKLANQFINSGARLMTEREAVFRYCRITSMVLAGSVLIAALLVLSGWWWQVDQFVRPASGMPATHPLTAISVCLVATALLLRSTSVKSSQLTSVDDFTGGVSTSLACFCVMISATNFIGWLTGWYTCPDEWLFPDISTAAGPAVCRMSAATSFMLGLLAVSVLSHALRSSSGSKIGKYGAQTVIALAVLMLLGHLMGVRALYGYFTSVYTALLVGGLGVSLWLLNEGHYWVSAMRGNRLLAVNFRYLLPIVCIAPVVAVMMSRVISWVHASLGEQAGLLGAWGLGIAMMLCFGRYIRETRRLHDVILAQQLSMQELRDESQISNERARAIFDVAVDAIVTINCQGEIELINPAAEKLFGYAPEEVRGRNIKMLMPDPYRSNHDSYLQAYLTTGERKVIGIGREAMAQRKDGSTFPIELSVSEIMLPDRVGFVGMVRDISIRKQAEEEMQYANETLTKSNSELEHFAYIASHDLQEPLRKISAYCSLLKDEKGNMLDEEGLDYLDVAMRGSERLSQLVKDLLTFSRITTRGQALEAVDSNTSVQEAVANLEMSIEESGAEIIVDRLPGVMTDASQLTQLFQNLIGNALKYRGDESPVIHISGKKVGEQCEFSVCDNGIGIDKQFHDKIFQIFQRLHNRREYSGTGIGLALCKRIVERSGGIIWVDSEPGRGSTFHFTMKATVEEGDHHEPHQFNREPRDLALA